The proteins below are encoded in one region of Bosea sp. BIWAKO-01:
- a CDS encoding methyl-accepting chemotaxis protein yields MFRETVRRWLGTQDRAVATGPVATAEPISPAEAIELPDPLDDASIREAVNALEQDVVAALRRLTGRLYEAEHTSSQAEGGSIGIHRRTNDLRQAAETASMNSSALATATQQVSDAAEQVGSSMNGARDMLEAAAMRAGEATQMMTGLASATVEIRSIVDSIAEIARQTNLLALNATIEAARAGEAGRGFGVVAQEVKALSIEVRDAVDHIRNRVDRLTQTAQGSAAIVNDALQMVRDVNPVIAAIGSASLEQAAAAAELSRSADETARFIDTVSRQVGEIDEMALGAAARSAESRAAMSDGARQAEGLMGRFVPLLRHTVFADRRQHDRFPAEYPVEGRFGATTFNAQTIDLGLGGTLLLAQSDPGIRAGTGGTITIGGLPPLACRLMASSQLGLHVAFGEATVREHEPLRRLLDELEESYRPLIERAQLFAGRLGTLFEQALRDGKLSEAQLFDVNYLPVPETEPQQYTNSALPALEALLPPALAEELASDQRLVFALPIDRNGYIPVHHPEFAHPQRKGDPAWNAPHSRNRRMFHDRAGIMSARSVRPFLVQSYRRDMGDVTQLMREVDAPLRVNGRHWGGVRMAYRM; encoded by the coding sequence ATGTTTCGCGAAACGGTCCGGCGCTGGTTGGGCACCCAAGACCGTGCCGTTGCAACCGGGCCTGTTGCCACTGCCGAGCCGATTTCGCCGGCAGAAGCGATCGAACTTCCCGATCCGCTCGACGATGCCTCGATCCGCGAAGCCGTCAATGCGCTCGAGCAGGATGTCGTTGCCGCCCTGCGGCGCCTCACCGGGCGCCTGTATGAGGCAGAGCATACGTCAAGCCAGGCCGAGGGAGGCTCGATCGGCATTCACAGGCGCACCAACGATCTGAGGCAGGCGGCCGAGACGGCCAGCATGAATTCGAGCGCGCTCGCGACCGCAACCCAGCAGGTCTCCGACGCGGCCGAGCAGGTCGGCAGCTCGATGAATGGCGCGCGCGACATGCTGGAGGCAGCGGCCATGCGCGCCGGCGAGGCGACGCAGATGATGACAGGCCTCGCCTCCGCCACGGTCGAGATCCGCAGCATTGTCGATTCCATCGCCGAGATCGCGCGCCAGACCAATCTGCTTGCCTTGAATGCGACCATCGAAGCGGCGCGCGCCGGTGAGGCCGGCCGCGGTTTCGGCGTGGTTGCCCAGGAAGTGAAGGCGCTCTCCATCGAGGTGCGCGACGCGGTCGACCATATCCGCAACCGTGTCGATCGGCTGACCCAGACGGCCCAGGGCTCGGCCGCGATCGTCAATGATGCGCTGCAAATGGTGCGGGACGTCAATCCGGTGATCGCGGCGATCGGCAGCGCCTCGCTCGAGCAGGCAGCCGCGGCCGCGGAGCTGTCGCGCAGCGCCGACGAGACGGCCCGCTTCATCGATACGGTTTCCCGGCAGGTCGGCGAGATCGACGAAATGGCCTTGGGTGCGGCGGCTCGCAGCGCCGAGTCGCGCGCCGCGATGTCGGATGGCGCGCGGCAGGCCGAAGGGCTGATGGGGCGCTTCGTGCCATTGCTGCGGCACACCGTCTTCGCCGACCGCCGTCAGCATGACAGGTTTCCGGCGGAATATCCGGTCGAGGGACGCTTCGGCGCCACGACCTTCAACGCGCAGACGATCGATCTCGGCCTGGGTGGAACGCTGCTGCTCGCCCAGTCCGATCCCGGCATCCGCGCCGGTACAGGCGGGACGATCACCATCGGTGGCTTGCCGCCTTTGGCGTGCCGCCTGATGGCGTCGAGCCAGCTCGGCCTGCATGTCGCCTTCGGCGAAGCGACCGTCAGGGAGCATGAGCCCCTGCGCCGTCTGCTCGACGAGCTCGAAGAATCCTATCGGCCGCTGATCGAGCGCGCACAGCTCTTCGCGGGCCGCCTCGGCACGCTCTTCGAGCAGGCGCTGCGCGACGGGAAACTGTCGGAAGCCCAGCTTTTTGACGTCAACTATCTGCCCGTGCCGGAGACCGAGCCGCAGCAATACACCAACAGCGCTTTGCCGGCCCTGGAGGCCCTGTTGCCGCCGGCGCTCGCCGAGGAACTGGCCAGCGATCAGCGGCTCGTCTTTGCCCTGCCCATTGATCGCAACGGCTATATTCCGGTGCACCATCCCGAATTCGCCCATCCGCAGCGCAAGGGTGATCCTGCCTGGAACGCGCCGCATAGCCGTAACCGCCGCATGTTCCATGATCGCGCCGGCATCATGTCGGCCCGTTCCGTGCGCCCCTTCCTCGTCCAGTCCTACCGGCGCGACATGGGCGACGTCACCCAGCTCATGCGCGAGGTCGATGCGCCGCTCCGCGTGAATGGCCGCCATTGGGGCGGTGTGCGGATGGCCTACCGGATGTAG
- a CDS encoding TRAP transporter small permease subunit, translating into MQGLLKVSRIIDAINSQIGKKVAWLILLAVIVATVNAIVRKIFNMSSNAWLELQWMLFGAVFLMCASWTLQVKEHIRIDILNSQLPKRVQQWIDLLGHLLFLLPFCALMIYHSWPFFWRSYAVNEQSLSAGGLPQWPAKGLLIVGFFMLFCQGISEVIKQIAIMRGLLEDEETLRGHAAAAEAEAQRLLDQAKAQGLAS; encoded by the coding sequence GTGCAGGGACTTCTCAAGGTCAGCCGCATCATCGACGCGATCAACAGTCAGATCGGCAAGAAAGTTGCCTGGCTGATCCTGCTGGCCGTCATTGTCGCCACGGTCAACGCGATCGTGCGCAAGATCTTCAACATGTCGTCGAATGCCTGGCTCGAGCTGCAATGGATGCTGTTCGGCGCCGTCTTCCTGATGTGCGCATCCTGGACGCTGCAGGTGAAGGAGCATATCCGCATCGACATCCTGAACAGCCAGCTGCCGAAGCGCGTTCAGCAATGGATCGACCTTCTCGGTCATCTCCTCTTCCTGCTGCCGTTCTGCGCGCTGATGATCTACCATTCCTGGCCGTTCTTCTGGCGCTCCTACGCGGTCAACGAGCAGTCGCTCTCGGCCGGCGGCCTGCCCCAGTGGCCCGCCAAGGGATTGCTGATCGTCGGCTTCTTCATGCTGTTCTGCCAGGGCATTTCGGAAGTCATCAAGCAGATCGCGATCATGCGCGGCCTCCTGGAAGACGAGGAGACGTTGCGGGGACATGCGGCCGCTGCGGAAGCAGAAGCGCAACGCCTGCTGGATCAAGCCAAGGCCCAGGGCCTGGCTTCGTGA
- a CDS encoding gamma-butyrobetaine hydroxylase-like domain-containing protein: MSAWPTEIRLAKDRRTLHIAFEDGASFALAAELLRVESPSAEVQGHDPSQKKTVPGKAEVEIIGVEPVGHYAIKLSFDDMHDTGIFAWDYLRELGEHAQEKTQAYLDALSAKGLSREPVRRR, translated from the coding sequence ATGTCAGCCTGGCCAACCGAAATCCGCCTCGCCAAGGATCGGCGCACCCTCCACATTGCCTTCGAGGACGGCGCGAGTTTCGCGCTGGCGGCCGAGTTGCTGCGGGTGGAAAGCCCCTCCGCCGAAGTCCAGGGCCATGACCCGAGCCAGAAGAAGACGGTGCCGGGCAAGGCCGAAGTCGAGATCATCGGCGTCGAGCCCGTCGGCCATTACGCCATCAAGCTCTCCTTCGACGACATGCACGATACCGGCATATTTGCCTGGGACTATCTGCGGGAGCTCGGGGAGCATGCACAGGAGAAGACGCAGGCCTATCTCGACGCTCTCTCTGCAAAGGGGCTGTCGCGGGAGCCTGTCAGGCGGAGGTGA
- the gph gene encoding phosphoglycolate phosphatase (PGP is an essential enzyme in the glycolate salvage pathway in higher organisms (photorespiration in plants). Phosphoglycolate results from the oxidase activity of RubisCO in the Calvin cycle when concentrations of carbon dioxide are low relative to oxygen. This enzyme is a member of the Haloacid Dehalogenase (HAD) superfamily of aspartate-nucleophile hydrolase enzymes (PF00702).) — MSLLPIVVFDLDGTLAETAPDIMRTLNVILEQEKLSPLPLERARELVGAGARALIERGFRVSGRPLDEETLERLFQDFLRIYAQDVASNSYLYDGVVAAMQALAEDGYALAVCTNKPILHTRLILEHFGISGHFAAVAGRDSFAFHKPDPRHLTLTIEAAGGDPRRAVMIGDSLTDIATARAAGIPSICVPFGYTDVPIEELEPDLVIQHFDELHGAVRQMLEPVPALSAAMK, encoded by the coding sequence ATGAGCTTGCTCCCCATCGTCGTCTTCGATCTCGACGGCACCCTCGCCGAGACCGCGCCCGATATCATGCGCACGCTCAATGTCATTCTCGAGCAGGAAAAGCTTTCGCCCCTGCCCCTGGAACGCGCGCGTGAACTCGTCGGCGCCGGCGCCCGCGCCCTGATCGAACGCGGGTTCCGCGTCTCCGGACGGCCGCTCGACGAAGAGACTCTGGAGCGGCTGTTCCAGGATTTCTTGCGAATCTACGCCCAGGACGTCGCCTCGAACAGCTATCTCTATGACGGCGTCGTTGCTGCCATGCAGGCCCTGGCGGAGGACGGATATGCGCTCGCCGTCTGCACCAACAAGCCGATCCTGCACACGCGCCTGATCCTCGAGCATTTCGGCATCAGCGGGCATTTTGCGGCCGTCGCCGGGCGCGACAGCTTCGCCTTCCACAAGCCGGACCCCCGCCATTTGACGCTGACGATCGAAGCCGCCGGCGGCGACCCCAGGCGCGCCGTGATGATCGGCGATTCGCTGACCGACATCGCCACTGCGCGCGCCGCCGGGATCCCGTCGATCTGCGTCCCCTTCGGTTATACCGACGTCCCGATCGAGGAGCTCGAGCCCGATCTCGTGATCCAGCATTTCGACGAGTTGCACGGAGCCGTACGGCAGATGCTGGAGCCGGTACCCGCGCTCAGCGCAGCCATGAAATAG
- a CDS encoding L,D-transpeptidase, protein MNRFFRMAMFAGLGLMAAASTANAYEIDPLTRQPLMQNPEAAKAQATAIPREIVSYDTRQRPGTIVINTTERRLYFVLPEGKAVRYGVGVGRPGFDWAGSQSITRKAEWPSWTPPSQMLKRRPDLPRFMPGGPENPMGARAMYLGSTLYRIHGSNEPETIGQAVSSGCIRMLNDDVIDLYERTRVGTRVVVAR, encoded by the coding sequence ATGAACCGCTTTTTCCGAATGGCCATGTTCGCAGGCTTGGGCCTGATGGCTGCCGCGTCGACCGCCAATGCCTATGAGATCGACCCGCTGACGCGCCAGCCATTGATGCAGAATCCGGAGGCCGCCAAGGCGCAGGCCACCGCCATTCCCCGCGAGATCGTGTCCTATGACACCAGGCAGCGGCCCGGCACCATCGTGATCAACACCACCGAGCGCCGGCTCTATTTCGTGCTGCCCGAGGGCAAGGCCGTTCGCTATGGCGTCGGCGTCGGCCGCCCCGGCTTCGACTGGGCCGGCTCGCAATCCATTACCCGCAAGGCGGAGTGGCCGAGCTGGACCCCGCCGTCGCAGATGCTGAAGCGGCGCCCCGATCTGCCGCGCTTCATGCCCGGAGGACCGGAGAACCCGATGGGCGCCCGCGCCATGTATCTCGGCTCGACACTGTACCGCATCCACGGCTCGAACGAGCCGGAGACGATTGGCCAGGCCGTGTCGTCGGGCTGCATCCGCATGCTGAACGACGATGTGATCGACCTCTACGAGCGCACCAGGGTCGGCACCCGGGTCGTCGTCGCCCGCTGA
- a CDS encoding GrpB family protein, which produces MPPPIKVELHPHDPNWSDLAGREAQRLAEAIGPCLLIVHHVGSTAIPAIHAKPILDLLPVVGSLAALDARQGELEALGYEWWGELGLAGRRYLTKPDTETGRRLVQLHCYPEGSPEITRHLAFRDYLRAHPDVAEAYDRVKADCRSRHPDDSHAYGDCKDAWIRQAEADALAWYQRRSAPGRL; this is translated from the coding sequence ATGCCGCCACCCATCAAAGTCGAATTGCACCCCCATGATCCCAATTGGTCCGATCTCGCCGGGCGCGAGGCACAACGTCTCGCGGAGGCGATCGGGCCATGCTTGCTCATCGTTCATCACGTCGGTTCGACGGCGATCCCGGCCATTCACGCCAAGCCGATCCTGGACCTTCTGCCAGTGGTCGGGAGCCTGGCTGCGCTGGATGCGCGGCAAGGCGAGCTGGAAGCGCTCGGTTACGAATGGTGGGGAGAGCTTGGCTTGGCCGGCCGACGCTATCTTACGAAACCCGATACGGAGACGGGGCGCAGGCTCGTCCAGCTCCATTGCTATCCCGAAGGCTCCCCGGAGATCACGCGACACCTGGCGTTCCGCGATTATCTCCGCGCCCATCCCGACGTCGCAGAAGCCTATGATCGCGTGAAAGCGGATTGCCGCAGCCGGCACCCCGACGACTCCCATGCTTATGGCGACTGCAAGGACGCGTGGATCAGGCAGGCGGAGGCAGACGCTCTCGCGTGGTATCAACGCCGCTCAGCGCCGGGACGTCTGTGA
- the moaA gene encoding GTP 3',8-cyclase MoaA — MRPPLIDPFGREISYLRISVTDRCDFRCVYCMSEDMTFLPKRDLLTLEEVDRVATAFVARGTRKLRITGGEPLVRRDIMNLFRSLSRHLASGALDELTLTTNGSQLERYASELAACGVRRINVSLDTLDPDKFRTITRWGDLGKVQRGIEAARAAGLRVKINAVALKGVNEDEIEGLMQWAHGLGMDLTLIEVMPLGEIEPGRIDQFLPLSIVRARLMDRYTLDDDPYRTGGPARYVRVRETGGLLGFITPMTHNFCESCNRVRLTCTGTLYMCLGQEDAADLRAAVRASSDDALLYRAMDEAISRKPKGHDFVIDRRHARPAVGRHMSVTGG; from the coding sequence ATGCGCCCACCGCTGATCGATCCGTTCGGCCGGGAGATCAGCTATCTGCGCATTTCCGTGACGGATCGCTGCGATTTCCGCTGCGTCTACTGCATGTCCGAGGACATGACCTTCCTGCCCAAGCGCGATCTGCTGACGCTGGAAGAGGTCGACCGGGTCGCGACCGCCTTCGTGGCGCGCGGCACCCGCAAGTTGCGTATCACCGGCGGCGAGCCGCTGGTCCGGCGCGACATCATGAACCTGTTCCGCTCGCTCTCGCGGCATTTGGCCAGCGGCGCGCTGGATGAGTTGACCCTGACGACCAACGGCTCGCAGCTGGAGCGCTATGCGAGCGAGCTCGCGGCCTGCGGCGTGCGGCGCATCAATGTTTCGCTCGACACGCTCGATCCGGACAAATTCCGCACGATCACGCGCTGGGGCGATCTCGGCAAAGTGCAGCGCGGCATCGAGGCTGCGCGGGCGGCCGGGCTCAGAGTCAAGATCAATGCGGTGGCGCTGAAGGGCGTCAATGAAGATGAGATCGAGGGCCTGATGCAATGGGCCCATGGGCTCGGCATGGATCTCACCTTGATCGAGGTGATGCCGCTCGGCGAGATCGAGCCTGGCCGCATCGACCAGTTCCTGCCGCTTTCGATCGTCCGCGCGAGGCTGATGGATCGCTATACGCTCGACGACGACCCCTATCGCACCGGCGGGCCAGCGCGCTATGTCCGGGTCCGCGAGACCGGCGGACTGCTCGGCTTCATCACGCCGATGACACATAATTTCTGCGAAAGCTGCAACCGGGTGCGCCTGACCTGCACCGGCACGCTCTATATGTGCCTTGGCCAGGAGGACGCCGCCGATCTGCGCGCCGCCGTGCGCGCCTCCAGCGACGATGCTCTGCTCTACCGCGCCATGGACGAGGCGATCTCGCGCAAGCCCAAGGGCCACGACTTCGTCATCGACCGCAGGCACGCCCGCCCGGCCGTCGGGCGCCATATGAGCGTGACGGGAGGCTAG
- a CDS encoding MFS transporter produces MPGSSLILGSILGALAPTTEVLLAARVLEGAGAGTTFALARAIIRDSAHRDEAASQIASVTMVMVVAPMIAPYLGGHIETWFGWRMIFWAMTAAGVLVLLLTAARLPETAPNVGIRTSLLGVFRSFPVLALDREFIVNVIALSMTSAAFFAFVAGAPFIVVETMGRGSDVYGAYFILSAFGYMVGNFAMSRLAVRRGAAPLVRLGLIISVVMMSVAMVFAMSDYWTPLTLFLPLAIRSAGNGLTIPGAAAAALSAKPELAGSAAGLMGAIQLGVGALATIVISWLVILWPQSLIATMWLMMAIGLFSLRFSGFRRHGRSPARRPA; encoded by the coding sequence ATGCCGGGATCATCGCTCATTCTCGGCTCGATTCTCGGAGCATTAGCCCCCACCACGGAAGTCCTGCTGGCGGCGCGCGTGCTGGAGGGCGCTGGTGCCGGTACGACCTTCGCGCTGGCCCGAGCCATTATCCGCGACAGCGCCCATCGCGACGAGGCAGCGAGCCAGATCGCCAGCGTCACCATGGTCATGGTGGTGGCGCCGATGATCGCACCCTATCTCGGCGGCCATATCGAAACCTGGTTCGGCTGGCGGATGATCTTCTGGGCGATGACCGCAGCCGGCGTGCTCGTTCTCCTGCTGACGGCGGCCCGATTGCCGGAAACCGCTCCGAATGTCGGCATCAGGACATCGCTGCTCGGCGTCTTCCGTTCCTTCCCGGTCCTTGCGCTCGACCGGGAGTTCATCGTCAACGTCATCGCGCTTTCGATGACATCGGCCGCGTTCTTCGCCTTCGTCGCCGGCGCCCCCTTCATCGTCGTCGAGACGATGGGCCGGGGCTCGGATGTCTATGGCGCCTACTTCATCCTGAGCGCGTTCGGCTACATGGTCGGGAACTTCGCGATGTCGCGGCTCGCGGTCAGGCGCGGAGCCGCCCCCCTGGTGCGACTTGGCCTGATCATCTCTGTGGTGATGATGAGCGTCGCGATGGTCTTCGCGATGAGCGACTACTGGACACCGCTCACCCTCTTCCTGCCGCTGGCGATCAGATCGGCCGGCAATGGCTTGACGATTCCCGGTGCGGCAGCCGCGGCACTGTCCGCCAAACCCGAGCTAGCCGGCTCCGCAGCCGGTCTGATGGGAGCCATCCAGCTCGGGGTCGGTGCCTTGGCCACGATCGTGATCAGCTGGCTTGTCATACTTTGGCCGCAGTCCCTGATCGCCACGATGTGGCTGATGATGGCGATCGGCCTATTTTCCTTGCGTTTCAGCGGCTTCCGGCGACACGGCCGATCCCCAGCCCGTCGCCCTGCGTAA
- a CDS encoding DMT family transporter — translation MASSAENRRGIIAMLLAMLLFTCNDALMKLAREAYPVGQAIALRAVFAVTTALAMVWFMGEARKLGEMFRPLVLLRGMIEAAIALIFIWSLAKLPLGNITAILMASPLIILVLAVALGIEKVGWRRTLAVMVGFIGVLVVIRPTPEHMNIAAITALASATLAAIRDLVTRRIGNHVPSTVISLTATIIVGLFAVTLGFFETWVPVHRIETVYVGGAAVLVSLGSFCIVNAFRNTDVGVVTGYRNSGVAFAVLIGFLLWGEVPDAWAVTGIALIAGSGLYTLHRQRVVPSAKLKIEGGPAS, via the coding sequence TTGGCCAGTTCAGCCGAAAACCGTCGTGGAATCATCGCCATGCTGCTGGCGATGCTGCTCTTCACCTGCAACGACGCGCTCATGAAGCTCGCACGCGAAGCCTACCCCGTCGGGCAGGCGATCGCTCTTCGGGCCGTCTTTGCGGTGACGACGGCGCTGGCCATGGTCTGGTTCATGGGCGAGGCGCGCAAGCTCGGCGAAATGTTCAGGCCGCTCGTTCTGCTCCGTGGGATGATCGAGGCCGCGATCGCCCTGATCTTCATCTGGTCGCTGGCCAAGCTCCCGCTCGGGAATATCACCGCCATCCTGATGGCCTCCCCGCTCATCATCCTCGTGCTCGCGGTGGCGCTCGGCATCGAGAAGGTCGGCTGGCGCCGGACACTCGCCGTCATGGTCGGCTTCATAGGCGTGCTGGTGGTGATCCGCCCGACGCCCGAGCATATGAACATCGCCGCGATCACGGCCCTCGCCAGCGCCACATTGGCCGCGATCCGTGATCTCGTCACCCGCAGGATCGGCAACCACGTCCCTTCGACAGTGATCTCGCTCACCGCAACAATCATCGTCGGACTGTTCGCAGTCACGCTCGGCTTCTTCGAAACCTGGGTGCCCGTCCACCGGATCGAGACCGTCTATGTCGGCGGCGCGGCCGTGCTGGTTTCGCTTGGCAGCTTCTGCATCGTCAACGCCTTCCGGAACACCGATGTCGGGGTCGTCACCGGCTACCGCAATTCCGGCGTCGCCTTCGCGGTGCTGATCGGGTTCCTGCTCTGGGGAGAGGTTCCCGACGCCTGGGCCGTCACCGGCATCGCGCTGATCGCCGGCAGCGGCCTCTACACCCTGCATCGCCAGCGCGTCGTTCCCAGTGCCAAGCTGAAGATCGAGGGTGGCCCGGCGTCATGA
- a CDS encoding transglycosylase SLT domain-containing protein translates to MPIRPAPRTLIADALEAAADILLRLLRWFGGPATACAQRRHRHLASTTCLAGALLACPALAAPEEPVSSGIDQALCRLIDEAARGQGVPAAFLTRLIFQESSFRPGVTSPAGAQGVAQFMPGTARERGLLDPFDPEQAVPKAAHFLAELRQRFGNWGLAAAAYNGGPNRVASWLAGRGSLPFETENYVLSITGVAAETWAEDARAAANSDGRDRPARRATLDETSFCAATVVAIRAGSKPFELREAPFAPWGVQLAGNFSKARALASFQRASAKHRTIIAELQPMIIGTRLRSRGTRAFYRVRLPAATRTEATALCRRIQAQNGACVVLKS, encoded by the coding sequence ATGCCGATCCGCCCCGCCCCTCGAACTCTGATCGCAGACGCCCTGGAGGCTGCGGCCGACATCCTGCTGCGCTTGTTGCGGTGGTTTGGCGGCCCGGCAACGGCCTGTGCGCAGCGGCGTCACCGACATCTGGCGTCGACGACATGTCTCGCAGGCGCGCTGCTCGCGTGCCCGGCCTTGGCAGCGCCGGAGGAGCCAGTCTCCTCCGGAATCGACCAGGCCCTCTGCCGGCTGATCGACGAAGCGGCGCGGGGTCAGGGCGTTCCGGCCGCTTTCCTCACCCGGCTGATCTTTCAGGAATCGAGTTTTCGCCCGGGTGTCACCAGCCCGGCGGGAGCTCAGGGCGTGGCGCAGTTCATGCCGGGCACGGCGCGAGAGCGCGGTCTGCTCGACCCGTTCGACCCGGAGCAGGCTGTACCGAAGGCTGCCCATTTCCTGGCGGAGCTGCGCCAGCGCTTCGGCAATTGGGGACTTGCCGCCGCCGCCTATAATGGTGGCCCGAACCGAGTCGCATCCTGGCTCGCCGGTCGCGGCAGCCTGCCATTCGAGACCGAGAATTATGTGCTCTCGATCACTGGCGTCGCCGCCGAAACCTGGGCCGAGGATGCGCGCGCGGCCGCCAATAGCGACGGGCGCGACCGCCCCGCCCGGCGCGCGACACTGGACGAAACATCGTTCTGCGCAGCAACGGTTGTGGCGATCCGTGCCGGAAGCAAGCCGTTCGAGCTGCGCGAGGCGCCCTTCGCGCCATGGGGCGTGCAATTGGCCGGAAATTTCTCGAAGGCACGGGCGCTGGCCTCGTTCCAGCGGGCCAGTGCGAAACACCGGACGATCATTGCCGAGCTGCAACCGATGATCATCGGCACGCGGCTGCGCAGCCGCGGGACGCGCGCCTTCTACCGGGTGCGGCTGCCAGCCGCCACGCGGACCGAGGCAACAGCGCTGTGCCGTCGCATCCAGGCGCAGAACGGGGCCTGCGTCGTGCTCAAGAGTTGA
- the solA gene encoding N-methyl-L-tryptophan oxidase has protein sequence MTSHSYDVIVAGVGAMGSAACWHLARRGLKVLGLERFDLGHAMGSSHGMTRIIRLAYFEGSHYVPIVRRAHQLWSETGAEAGMQLLHVTGSLDLAPEGAGPVESSLRSCLDHGLTHEVLSGPEIARRFPGFQLPAGHVGLWQPDGGFVASEKAIYAHVGLAQSRGAEIRTNEPLLDWAPTAQGGVVVRTERGTYSAGRLVITSGGWIADAVPALAANVSTVRQAIGWFTTRRPELYRPGAFPVFILSVEEGTFYGFPLYEHPGFKLGGPHFGREPMDPREPDRTPSPRQVALIRDCLARYLPDAAGEPLSLKGCVYTVTPDEDFVIDAVPGVPQAVFASACSGHGYKFASAIGEILADLSTTGQSAFDLKPFSLSRFPQA, from the coding sequence ATGACAAGTCATAGCTACGACGTGATCGTTGCCGGTGTCGGCGCCATGGGCTCTGCCGCCTGCTGGCATCTCGCGCGGCGCGGACTGAAGGTCCTTGGCCTCGAGCGCTTCGACCTCGGCCATGCGATGGGCTCGTCACATGGCATGACGCGGATCATCCGCCTCGCCTATTTCGAAGGCTCGCATTACGTGCCGATCGTCCGGCGCGCACATCAGCTCTGGTCCGAGACCGGCGCGGAAGCGGGCATGCAGTTGCTGCACGTCACCGGTTCGCTCGATCTCGCCCCCGAAGGCGCCGGTCCGGTCGAGTCGTCGCTGCGCTCCTGTCTTGACCACGGGTTGACTCATGAGGTGCTCTCAGGCCCTGAGATCGCGCGCCGTTTCCCTGGCTTTCAGCTGCCGGCGGGACATGTCGGTCTCTGGCAGCCCGATGGTGGGTTCGTCGCCTCAGAGAAGGCGATCTATGCCCATGTCGGCCTCGCCCAATCCCGCGGCGCCGAAATTCGGACCAATGAGCCGCTGCTCGACTGGGCGCCGACCGCGCAAGGCGGCGTGGTCGTGCGCACCGAGCGCGGCACCTACTCCGCTGGCCGGCTGGTGATCACGTCGGGCGGTTGGATCGCCGACGCGGTCCCGGCACTGGCCGCGAATGTCTCGACCGTGCGGCAGGCCATCGGCTGGTTCACGACGCGGCGGCCGGAGCTGTATCGTCCGGGGGCCTTCCCCGTCTTCATTCTCAGTGTCGAGGAAGGCACCTTCTACGGCTTTCCACTCTACGAGCATCCCGGTTTCAAGCTCGGCGGCCCGCATTTCGGGCGCGAGCCGATGGATCCGCGCGAGCCGGACCGCACTCCGAGCCCGCGCCAGGTAGCACTGATCCGCGATTGCCTGGCTCGCTACCTGCCCGATGCGGCCGGAGAGCCACTCAGCCTGAAGGGCTGCGTCTACACCGTGACGCCCGACGAGGATTTCGTGATCGACGCCGTGCCGGGCGTTCCGCAGGCCGTATTTGCATCCGCCTGTTCCGGCCACGGCTACAAATTCGCCAGCGCCATCGGCGAAATCCTCGCCGATCTCTCCACCACCGGCCAATCCGCTTTCGATCTCAAACCCTTCTCGCTCAGCCGCTTTCCGCAAGCGTGA